Part of the Qipengyuania sp. SS22 genome, GAATTCCTTCACCCATTCCTCTGCCGGCACCAGTGTGCTGCGCGCCTTGAGACCGATCATCGTGGCGCCCTCGGGCACTTCGTCGGTGACCACCGCATTGGCGCCGATGCGCGCGCGGCGGCCGACAGTGATCGGACCGATCACCTGCGCGCCCGAGCCGATGATCACCTCGTCCGAAATCGTCGGGTGACGCTTGCCGCCCTTGCCATTGGTCGGATTGGTCCCGCCCAGCGTGACACATTGGTAGATGGTGACATTGTCGCCGATCTCGGCGGTTTCACCGATCACCGAAAAGCCGTGATCGATAAACAGATGCTTGCCGATCGACGCGCCCGGATGGATGTCGATCGCGGTAACCATCCGGCTCCAGTGATTGACCAGCCGGGCAAGGAAAAACAGCTCGGCTTCGAACAGCCAATGCGCAACGCGGTGGTAGAATACCGCCCAGACGCCGGGATAGGTGAGCACTTCCCACCGGCTGCGGGGGGCAGGATCGCGTGCCTTCACGCTGTCGAGATAGGCGACAAGCCGTTCGAACATGGACACTATTCTCCCACCGGGTGGCGATTAAAGCAAGCGGCCCTGGTCCGGACCCTGCACCGCCTCCAACGCGTCACGCCATACAGATAGGGTTGCCGGAACCTGCCGTTCAAGGCTCAGTCGGTCGATTTCGGCGACGATTTTCTCTATCGCCGCGTAGCTGCGCTCCATCCGCGGGACCAGATAGGCAGGTGCGCCCTCGCCCAGCACGAGCCCCCGCTGCCCGGCATGCGAGAGCATGAGGTCGGTCGCCAGCGCATCGTCGGGCGGGCCGATTTCGAGCTGCAGGGCGGCGCCCATGCGGCTGCGCAAGTCGGGCAGCCCGATCTCCCACGTCTCGCCATCGACGACCAGCAACAGCGGGAAGCCGTCCTCCTGCGCGCGGTTCCAGCGGTGGAAAATCTCGGTTTCGGCAAGCCTCTGAACGCCGTCGATTACGCCCGCGGAATGACGCGCCGCGAACCAGCGCGCGAATAGCGACTTGCCCGAACGCGGCGGCCCGTGAAGGATCGCGGTGCGAAACGGCCAGTTGGCGGGCGTGCCAAGCGCTTCGGCAACCGCGCGGTTGCCCGATCCGATCACGATAGAGGACGGCTCACCTGCACCGGCGGGAATCAACGGGAGAGCGATCTGCGACGTCACCGCGCGCGGCTCAGCGACTGATGGCGAGCGCGTTGCTGCCCTGGCGAACGGTAAAGCCGCGTGCGCGCAGCGCCTCGGCCAACTGCGCGATCGACCCGGCATAGCTCACCGTCATCACCGAGGTTCCGCCGATCGCCGTGCTGCGGATGCCCGTGCTGCGCACCCCCGGGGTGCCGCGCACGGCGGACACCGCACCATCGAAGGCGGCGGCATCGGGAGTGGCCACCTGTACGGTGTAGAGCGCGACCGATCCTTCGGGCGGCGGGGTCTCGATCGGCGCGGCGGTGATCGCATCGCCGCTTTCGGTGGTCGGCTGCGAGGCGGCGGCAGCCGCGGCCTGGTCGCGCGCGCGCATCGCCCGGCCCAGTTCGAGCAGGCGCTGGAGCGCGGGGTCGAGCTCGGGCGTGCCGATATCGAGCGTGGGATCGGGCCGCAGCTTGCCATCGGCGAGCGCCAGTTCGAAAATGCGGTCGAAACGCACTACTGCGCGTTCGAGCATGGCGGGCAGTTCGGCCGGCGAAGCGGCGGTCATGTCGAACCCGTCGAGATATTCGTTGTCGGGCCCGAACCGTGCGGTGAAGGTGCCTTCGACCGGGCCGCCGGGATAGGTGTAGCGCAGGTTTGCGATCGGCACGATGACATCGGCCGCGCCGAACTGGTCGAGCGCATTGCGCCACCAGGTGCGGCTGCGGCGGCCGGTCTGTCCATAGGTCAGCAGCAGCGAATCGCCGCCCGCGCCCGCCGGGCGGACATAGTCGATCCGGCTCTGTCCCGCCTGGTATTCAGCCCAGGCGCGCTGCCATGGATTGCGCCGTTCATAGACCAACTGCGTGCCCGCAGAGACCGTCACCGGCAGCAGCAGCATGGGGGCCGAGCGCCGCGCTTCGCCTTCGGAGCCGAGATAGCGCGAGGCACGCTGGCGATCGAACACTACGCCGAGCGTGGCGATATAGCGTTTCGGTCCCAGCTGCTCGCGTTCGATGACGATGGCGGACACGAGGCCCGCGATCTGCGAATCGCTCAACTGCGGCCCGTCGAGTCGCTCCCACGCTTTGCGCTGCGCCTCTTCCCACGCCTGCGCGCGCGCTGCCGAACCGTTGTCGGCGCGGACATCGACCTCGATCCCCGAGACCTGGATGTCACTGCTCGAGGCAACCGGGGCGATCCCGCGTTCGCCGCCGACCTGCGCCCACACCGCCGCGCCCAGCGCGCATAGCGCGGCGAGGGCCAACGCCAGGATGGCAGAGCGGCGCAAGGCGGGTTGGAGGGGGATGGTTTGGCTCATGGGGAAAACAGGGCGCCTTTTGCCGAAAGGATTATGGAAATCCAAGCGCGAATGCGTAAGGCGGGTAGGATGAGTGACGAACCGCGCAGCAACAGGCCTTCCTACACCTACGAACAGGCGGGTGTTTCGATCGAAGCGGGCAATGCGCTCGTCAAGGCGATCGGTCCGCTGGTGAAGGCGACGCTGCGCCCGGGCGCCGATGGCGAAATCGGCGGCTTCGGCGGATTTTTCGATCCCAAGGCGGCGGGCTACAAGGATCCGCTGCTGGTGGCGGGCAATGATGGCGTGGGCACCAAGCTCAAGCTGGCAATCGACAGCGACCGCCATGACACAGTGGGCGTCGACCTGGTCGCCATGTGCGTCAACGACCTGATCGTCCAGGGCGCCGAACCGCTGTTCTTCCTCGACTATTTCGCCACCGGCAAGCTGGAGAACGGCGTTGCCGAACGCGTAATCGCGGGCATCGCCGAGGGCTGCAAACAGGCCGGCTGCGCGCTGATCGGCGGCGAGACGGCCGAAATGCCGGGCATGTATGCCGCGGGCGATTACGATCTGGCGGGCTTTTGCGTCGGGGCGGTCGAACGCGGCGAGCAATTGACCGGCGAACGCGTCGCGCCGGGGCATGTGCTGCTCGGCCTCGCCAGTTCGGGCGTCCATTCGAACGGCTATTCGCTTGTCCGCCGACTGGCTGCCGACAAATGCTGGAACCTCGACCGCCCCGCGATGTTCGACCGCGATCGCCTGCTGATCGACGCGCTGATCGAACCGACGCGAATCTATGTGAAGAGCCTGCTGCCGGTCGTCCGCGACGGGTTGGTGGACGCGTTGGCACATATCACCGGCGGCGGCCTGCTCGAGAATATCCCGCGTGTGCTGCCCGATGGCGCGCATGCCGAAGTCGACGCCGATGGGTGGGAACAGCCCGGCCTGATGGCGTTCCTACAGGCGCAGGGCAATATCGAGCCCGCCGAAATGGCGCGGACCTTCAATTGCGGCGTCGGCATGGTGCTGGCGGTCGAGCCCGCCAATGCCGAACTGGTCCGCAGCCGGCTGGAAGATGCGGGCGAGACGGTGCTCGCGGTGGGCCGGATCGAGGCGGGCGACAAGGGCTGCACCGTGCGCGGATCGGCCGGAACCTGGGCCGCGCGCGAGGAATGGTCGGCGACGCATAATGCCTGACGCGACCAAGGTCGCGGTCTTCGTGTCCGGCAAGGGCACCAATATGGCCGCGCTGCTCTATGCCAGCCGCCTGCCCCACGCTGCCTACGAGATTGTGCTGGTCGCGGCCAACGATCCGCAGGCCGAGGGGCTGCAACTGGCCGCAGCCGAGAGCGTGGCAACGTTTGCGCTTTCACACCGGGGCATGGCACGCGACGACCATGACGCGGCGATGGAACAGGCGGCGCGCGATGCCGGGGCCGACTATATCGTGCTGGCTGGATATATGCGAATCCTGACGCCCGGCTTCGTCGCGCGGTGGGAGGGGCGCATGCTCAACATCCATCCCTCGCTGCTGCCCAGATATCCCGGGCTCGACACGCATGCCAAGGCCATCGCGGCAGGCGATAGTCACGCCGGGGCGAGCGTCCATCTGGTGAGTGACGAGCTCGATGCCGGCGAGTTGCTTGGACAGCTGGCGGTCGCGATCTGGCCGGGCGATACGCCCGAGAAGCTCGCCAACCGCGTGCGTGTGGCCGAACACCAGCTCTATCCTCAAGTCCTCAGCGAGTACGTTTCGCGCGGGAATGATCCGCAATGGCTGCTCGAGCGCGTGCGCGAACGCGCGCTGGCGCTGCCGCAAACGCATGAGCGCGAGAGCCATGGCGCGCCGGGTTTCCGCGTGGGGACGGAGAAATCGGGCAAGTTC contains:
- a CDS encoding ATPase, which translates into the protein MTSQIALPLIPAGAGEPSSIVIGSGNRAVAEALGTPANWPFRTAILHGPPRSGKSLFARWFAARHSAGVIDGVQRLAETEIFHRWNRAQEDGFPLLLVVDGETWEIGLPDLRSRMGAALQLEIGPPDDALATDLMLSHAGQRGLVLGEGAPAYLVPRMERSYAAIEKIVAEIDRLSLERQVPATLSVWRDALEAVQGPDQGRLL
- a CDS encoding heavy-metal-associated domain-containing protein, which codes for MSQTIPLQPALRRSAILALALAALCALGAAVWAQVGGERGIAPVASSSDIQVSGIEVDVRADNGSAARAQAWEEAQRKAWERLDGPQLSDSQIAGLVSAIVIEREQLGPKRYIATLGVVFDRQRASRYLGSEGEARRSAPMLLLPVTVSAGTQLVYERRNPWQRAWAEYQAGQSRIDYVRPAGAGGDSLLLTYGQTGRRSRTWWRNALDQFGAADVIVPIANLRYTYPGGPVEGTFTARFGPDNEYLDGFDMTAASPAELPAMLERAVVRFDRIFELALADGKLRPDPTLDIGTPELDPALQRLLELGRAMRARDQAAAAAASQPTTESGDAITAAPIETPPPEGSVALYTVQVATPDAAAFDGAVSAVRGTPGVRSTGIRSTAIGGTSVMTVSYAGSIAQLAEALRARGFTVRQGSNALAISR
- the epsC gene encoding serine O-acetyltransferase EpsC; the encoded protein is MFERLVAYLDSVKARDPAPRSRWEVLTYPGVWAVFYHRVAHWLFEAELFFLARLVNHWSRMVTAIDIHPGASIGKHLFIDHGFSVIGETAEIGDNVTIYQCVTLGGTNPTNGKGGKRHPTISDEVIIGSGAQVIGPITVGRRARIGANAVVTDEVPEGATMIGLKARSTLVPAEEWVKEFIPYGTPCDDPCEPRRDCIEKLETEMRALRAEIDALRAHAEPARRSGTED
- the purN gene encoding phosphoribosylglycinamide formyltransferase; this encodes MPDATKVAVFVSGKGTNMAALLYASRLPHAAYEIVLVAANDPQAEGLQLAAAESVATFALSHRGMARDDHDAAMEQAARDAGADYIVLAGYMRILTPGFVARWEGRMLNIHPSLLPRYPGLDTHAKAIAAGDSHAGASVHLVSDELDAGELLGQLAVAIWPGDTPEKLANRVRVAEHQLYPQVLSEYVSRGNDPQWLLERVRERALALPQTHERESHGAPGFRVGTEKSGKFFAYFSDQHHGTPHISLLVKCSGLDELENLVEAQPQAYHKPAYYGASGWIGVILNRPGVDWDTVADWLQRSWRAVAPKGATRLIDAADEF
- the purM gene encoding phosphoribosylformylglycinamidine cyclo-ligase; the encoded protein is MSDEPRSNRPSYTYEQAGVSIEAGNALVKAIGPLVKATLRPGADGEIGGFGGFFDPKAAGYKDPLLVAGNDGVGTKLKLAIDSDRHDTVGVDLVAMCVNDLIVQGAEPLFFLDYFATGKLENGVAERVIAGIAEGCKQAGCALIGGETAEMPGMYAAGDYDLAGFCVGAVERGEQLTGERVAPGHVLLGLASSGVHSNGYSLVRRLAADKCWNLDRPAMFDRDRLLIDALIEPTRIYVKSLLPVVRDGLVDALAHITGGGLLENIPRVLPDGAHAEVDADGWEQPGLMAFLQAQGNIEPAEMARTFNCGVGMVLAVEPANAELVRSRLEDAGETVLAVGRIEAGDKGCTVRGSAGTWAAREEWSATHNA